Genomic DNA from Edaphobacter lichenicola:
TCAGCCCCCACACCAAATCGCGTAATCAAGATCGTTCCGCTCAACAGCGAGCTCTCCGGCCCCCCCTGCAACTTCAGATTCGCATTCGCCGTCGCGCTCAGCCCATACAGCCTCACCCTCACCACATCGCCGGTCGCCGACAGATCCGCATACAACCCATTCTTGTAGCGAATAAATCCGCCAATCTTCAGCGTTCCTCCACCAGTGGTCGCAGTCAGGCTCTGCACCTGCAGCCGGTCGTCGTTGAACACCAGTGTGCCGTTCATATTGCTCAACCCATTCGGCACGCCATCGATCGCAACATTCACCTTGTCAAACTGAACCTTTCCCGTCAGCTCCGGATTCGTCACATACCCGCCGGCGCCCACGGTGAACTCCACCTTGCCGGTCGAAATAACATCCGAGTCGAAGGTATGCAGCACCGTCATGCTCACGCTCCCGGTCGCCTTCACATCCAGCTTGCCTCCCTTCGGATCCGTCGCGCCAAACAGCTGTCCCGTCCCGCTCGCCCGCATGTCCGTATCCTGCCCGGTGATGTGAACCTGCTCGAGCGTAGCCAAACCATCACGCAGTCCCACCCGCAATGGCTCCGCCGCCTTCAATTCCACTCCCTGCAGCTTCACATCCACCTGGTTGAACTCAGCCTCGCCACTCAACGCCTTCGGTGTCTTCAGCGGCCCGCTCACAGTCGCAGTCCCATTAATCATCGACTGTGCCTTCATCGTCCCCGGCCCAAACATCCCCAGCGGCTTGCCGATATCGAGACCCGCCACCGTCATCTTCGCCTGCGTCTGATAGTCCCCCGTCAGCCGCAACTGTCCCGAAGCATTCAGCTTCGCCCCCACCAGCGTCGAGTCCGCGGTGAAGTACATCACCTCTCCCTCGCTATGCGCCTCCACCGCCGCCTCGCCAATCGCCTGCCCTCGATAAGACACCCCACTCAATGTGACATTCGCCTTCAACCCCGGCTGCGTCAGCGTCCCATTCGCATCCGCAACCAGGTTCACCGTCCCATCGACATCGTTCTTCGCCTTCTTCACCGTCTCGAACTTCGACAGCTGAATATCATGCCCTTCGACATGCCCATGCATGTGCTCTGTACCCATGTCGTACCCACCGCTACCCGCGATCTGCATCCCATGCAGCCGCAGTACAACGTTGTTCGCCTCCACGTCCTTCCCCTGCACCGTCAAATCCGCTACTGCCGACTCATACGGCTCCCCATAAGCCACGCCGTTCATCAACGAGACATGACCACCCCCACTCAAACTCCTCAGCGTCCCCACCGCATGTCCGTTCGCCGCTACCGTTCCCGTCAGCGAAACCTTCTCCTCCTGTCCCACAATCTGCAACACATCGACGACCTGCGCATTGGCCAGCTGCACCTTCGCGTCCAGAGCCATCCCGTCGTCCCACAGATAAGTCACCACACCACGCCGCGACGTCACCTTCCGCGGCGCAATCTTGCCCTCCACATTCAGCACCGCGGTCCCGCGCTTGATCGTCGAACTCGCCACCACCACCCCGGAGTTCGGCGAATACTCCGCATCCGTCACTAGCGAATCAAGCAACACGTCAGTCGTTCCCAGCGCAAACTCCGCATTCGTCGCCTGCAGATGCCCCTTCACATCAAGATCCGCAATCTTCCCCTTAGCCGTGCCGTTGAACTGCATCGCGCCATGCAGCACCACAGGAATCGCCGCCGTGCCCCTCTTTCCATTTCCCTCCAGGTCCAGCGTCGTCAGCAGCTGGTTGTACTCCGACAGATCCCGCACCGTCAGATCCACCCGCAGATCCGTCAGCGGATCGCCTTCATTCACACCCAGAATCCCCGACGCCTCAAAGTTCGTCTGTGGCATCTGCAACGTAATCCTCTGAATCCGCACCGTCTCGTTACGGCCCGTGTAGTGCGCCAGAGTCTGTCCTGTCACGGGAACATCGTTCAACGCGCCGCGCCGTTTCACCCCCGTCGGCGCAAACGTCAGATTCCCATCCACCTCCACCGTATCCGCAATGTTCTTCGCGGGTCCGCCCCACTCCACCTTCACCGGCCCGCTCACGGCGGTATCAAATCCCAGATCGCCATAGTCCTCCGGCGCCGTCACATCCATAATGGTTCGCAGCGGAATCTTCGTAACCATCGCAGTCAAATACGCATGAGCCGTTTGTACCGCCGGCACCTTCGCAGTCTCTGTAATCGGAGCCTTCGCCCCAATCGTCTTGGCTGTTGTATTGGCCGTCGTTATCGCAGCCTTCGTCGAGGATGAGCTAACCGCGACATCCTGCGGTGGCACCTCACCCAGCCAATTTGCAATCCGCAACTCCCCCGCTGCACTCCCCCCGCCCGGCAGATATCCCGTCAACGCCGTCAACAACAACTCCGTCGGCGTCACATGCAGCGTCGCACCGCCATCGATATCGTGCAATCGCACATTCTCATTCCGGTAAGCAGCCTTGTGAATCTTCGCCGTCCCCGCCAAAAGATACCCAGCCACACAGTCCGGATCCGGTGGCAACGGCCGCGGCGGCTTCGTCGTCTCCGCGGGATGGCTCCGTCGCCAGAACGGTGGATGCTTCTGCGCCACCGCAGGCGAGGTCGTGCAGTTATGCCCATTCAAATCCAGGTCCACCGTCCCTGCATTCAAACCATCCACATCGGCAAGCACCGAGATCTGCCTGATCTCCACCGTTCCCTTTACGGTCGCCTGCCACTCCGGCTTGGCAAAGTCTTTGAAGCTCCCAGTCGCATCCAGTTTGGAACTCTTGCCTGTAGTTAAATTCAACCGCTGCAGCTCAATCGCGTCTCTTCCCAGCTCTACCGCCAGGCTCAACGCCGACTGCGCCTCCACCTGCTTGCCCATCTTCGTCCGCAGATCCTTCAGGTCGACCGTCGCGCCATAGCGATCTGTCGACGCGATGTAGTGCACCTCCGCATCCAGATCACGCGCAGCGAGATTAAACGGAATCGCCCGGTTATTCAAAAGCGCCACGCCATTCGACACCACCACCTGTTGCGCCTTCAGATCAAGCAACGTATCGGTAACCGAAGTTTTACTTGTGCTCGGATGCTTCGGCACCGGCTGATTCGTCTTTCCATCCTTATCAACAATCAAGTGGAACTGAGGATGCTCCACTCCGAGATAGTTCAGCCGCACATGCGACGAGACTCCGCTACCGGTTACATGCGTGAAGAAGTCGAAGATCTCCACCCGCAGCAGAACCTTATCCACCGCAAGATAAGGAGGCTCTCCCGGCCCCTCGAACCCATGAATCACCAACCCATCAGCCTCGACCGCAAGATGCCAGAGGTCGAAGCTGATCTTCCCCAGCTCCACCCTTCCGCCAGTTGCGTCCTCCAGAACCTTAACCACCTCTTTGCCAACTCTTCGGTTGAAGTCGTTCGTCCTCGAATACCACGCGAACACCCCGAACAACACCAGCACCAGCAACAACAACGCCGCCACGGTCCAGCCGATCCAGATCATCATCCGCTTCGCCAGCGATCGCTTCACCTTCGCAATCTCGCCGGCAACCTTCGCCTCGAGCTCCTTCTCCTTGTCGCGAAGTCTCTTCTCCAGGTCGCTCATGGCGCCACCTCGCCTGGATTCATAATCTTCACGCTGCCCTGCACCCGCAGCGACTTCAACCAGTCCACCAGCAGCGCCCCCACCTGCTGCTGCAGCAGCACCTCTTCAATCCTCTTCGAGATCGTATCCAGCTTGGGCGGAGTCACATTGCGCGCCGCATACTCCGGCATCATCCTCTTCTCGTAAAACTCCTTGATCTCAGCGTCCGAAACCTTGATACCATTCCGAAACCGCACCTCAATAAACTTCAATAGCTGCATCCGCATCCGCCATCGCTCGCGGAACTCCTCCACCGTAAATCCGTGGTCGCTAAGATAGTTCTTCCAACCCTCATCGGTCTCGCAGTGATACTTCTTGCAGTCGGGAATATCCTTTCGCAGCATCGTCAACTGGTCATCCAAGTCCTTTTCGGGGATTGCGTCTTCCGGCTCGAGCTCCGCCTGCTGCAAGATCAAATCGCGATCGATCAATCGTTCGATCGTGCTCTCCCTCGAACGGTCACCCGCGATCCTTCGATATGGCTGAATATCCTCGAACCGCCGTTCTTCATCGACATCGCTCTCCAGAATCACATCGCCATTCACCACCGCGACCACGCGATCCAGCACCACACCCTTCTGCGCCCCAGCACCAGGCGCAGAACCAGGCGTAGCAACTGGCGTGGAGCTCGCAGCCCCCGTTTGTGCCGTCGCCGTCTGCCCCGCAGATGTCTGCAAAGACGCCCAGACCTGCCCGCTCCCCCACGCAGGCGTCATCGCAAACGCAACCAGCAACAACCTCGTATTGTGCGTCATCCAACGCATCTAGAAGCTCTCTCCAATGCTGAAGAAGAAGTTGAAGTGCGAAGCCTGTCCCTCATGCGGAGGGTTATTGTTGAAGTCATAAATAATCGGATACACCGGCGGATTAAGGTTATAGCTGAAGTCCACACGAATCGGCCCAACCGGCGTCCTGTACCGCGCGCCCAGCCCTACCGCGTGCGAAAAATAATTGAAGCTGCAGGTCCCGATGATCCCTGAAACATTCGCGCAAGTCCCCTTGTCCGGCTGATGAAACCGCGTAAAGCTCGGAAACATATCCTTCGCATTCTGAAACACATTGCCCATATCGTGAAAGATCACAAAGTTCACGTTATTGCCCACCAGAGGCAAAGTCTGCGCCGGCAGTCTCAACTCAAACGTATTTACGAACGCCGCCGATCCACCCACGGGAAAGCCGGTCTGCAAGTCCCTCGGCCCCGCGCCATTAATCGGAAAGCCCCGATGTGAATTCGCACCACCCGCATACAACCGTTCCGGCAGCGGTATCGCATTGCAGCTCGGATTCGTCGTCAGCAGTACGCCCACGCAGGCATCACTTCCGGCATTCGGATTCATCCCCGACGCCCGCTCATATCCAATTCGTGTCTCACGAGCAAACACATACTTCAGCTTGCCAAGCTGGTAGTACGTCGAGTTCGTTCCATCCAGCTTCCAGAAGTCCGTCTGCGACCCAAACTTCGACGAAGCCACAAAGCCCTGCACCGTCGAGTACTGTCCCTTCACCGCATCCAACGGCCCCGGCGACCGCGTGTCATGAAACCACGTCACGCTCGGCCCGCCCACACGTACCGGCTGCGACAGCAGCGGAATCAGATCCGCCGAGACCTGCAAGCTGTTCGGATTCACCTTCACCCGTCGATAGAGAAAGTCATAGATAAACGTGTCCCGCCGCCGAAACTTCTCAGTAATGCGAAAGTCCCCCTGCAACGTCGACGCTTGAAACGTCGTAATATCCTGCACATTCGAGTAGCCGCCAGAGATCGCCGCACTGAAGTTCTTGCTCCCCCGCAGATGAGGATTCTGCAGCGTCAACGTCGCCACCTGCTCAAGCAAGCCGTACGTCGTGTGCAGCGTCAGCGAATCCTCCGACCCCCGCAGATTAATCCTCGACACATCCAGCGAAACCCGTGGGCTCACGCCGGGCTTGCCATCCGGAGACAGTTGGTTACAGGGATAGGTCAGTCCAAGCTGGATGCACGACGCCTCCGAGATGGTCCCTGTCTGCGGTGTTCCCAGCGCCGCCTCGAAGCCGAACCCATACGTCACGTTCCACCGCTTCGCCTCCGTCAGCTGCAGCACCACATTCTTCTGCGGTGCGTCTCCCGCAGGGTTCTGCACCGCCGCCACCACCTCATTGAACAACGCAATGTTGTAAAGATTTCTCTGTGTCTGCAACAGTGCCGTCTGGTCCAGCGGATCCCCCGCATGCACCAGAATCTGCGACGCCACAACACTCGGCCTCGTCTTCTCCACCCCCGACAGCAGCACACGATTC
This window encodes:
- a CDS encoding peptidylprolyl isomerase; protein product: MRWMTHNTRLLLVAFAMTPAWGSGQVWASLQTSAGQTATAQTGAASSTPVATPGSAPGAGAQKGVVLDRVVAVVNGDVILESDVDEERRFEDIQPYRRIAGDRSRESTIERLIDRDLILQQAELEPEDAIPEKDLDDQLTMLRKDIPDCKKYHCETDEGWKNYLSDHGFTVEEFRERWRMRMQLLKFIEVRFRNGIKVSDAEIKEFYEKRMMPEYAARNVTPPKLDTISKRIEEVLLQQQVGALLVDWLKSLRVQGSVKIMNPGEVAP
- a CDS encoding translocation/assembly module TamB domain-containing protein; the encoded protein is MSDLEKRLRDKEKELEAKVAGEIAKVKRSLAKRMMIWIGWTVAALLLLVLVLFGVFAWYSRTNDFNRRVGKEVVKVLEDATGGRVELGKISFDLWHLAVEADGLVIHGFEGPGEPPYLAVDKVLLRVEIFDFFTHVTGSGVSSHVRLNYLGVEHPQFHLIVDKDGKTNQPVPKHPSTSKTSVTDTLLDLKAQQVVVSNGVALLNNRAIPFNLAARDLDAEVHYIASTDRYGATVDLKDLRTKMGKQVEAQSALSLAVELGRDAIELQRLNLTTGKSSKLDATGSFKDFAKPEWQATVKGTVEIRQISVLADVDGLNAGTVDLDLNGHNCTTSPAVAQKHPPFWRRSHPAETTKPPRPLPPDPDCVAGYLLAGTAKIHKAAYRNENVRLHDIDGGATLHVTPTELLLTALTGYLPGGGSAAGELRIANWLGEVPPQDVAVSSSSTKAAITTANTTAKTIGAKAPITETAKVPAVQTAHAYLTAMVTKIPLRTIMDVTAPEDYGDLGFDTAVSGPVKVEWGGPAKNIADTVEVDGNLTFAPTGVKRRGALNDVPVTGQTLAHYTGRNETVRIQRITLQMPQTNFEASGILGVNEGDPLTDLRVDLTVRDLSEYNQLLTTLDLEGNGKRGTAAIPVVLHGAMQFNGTAKGKIADLDVKGHLQATNAEFALGTTDVLLDSLVTDAEYSPNSGVVVASSTIKRGTAVLNVEGKIAPRKVTSRRGVVTYLWDDGMALDAKVQLANAQVVDVLQIVGQEEKVSLTGTVAANGHAVGTLRSLSGGGHVSLMNGVAYGEPYESAVADLTVQGKDVEANNVVLRLHGMQIAGSGGYDMGTEHMHGHVEGHDIQLSKFETVKKAKNDVDGTVNLVADANGTLTQPGLKANVTLSGVSYRGQAIGEAAVEAHSEGEVMYFTADSTLVGAKLNASGQLRLTGDYQTQAKMTVAGLDIGKPLGMFGPGTMKAQSMINGTATVSGPLKTPKALSGEAEFNQVDVKLQGVELKAAEPLRVGLRDGLATLEQVHITGQDTDMRASGTGQLFGATDPKGGKLDVKATGSVSMTVLHTFDSDVISTGKVEFTVGAGGYVTNPELTGKVQFDKVNVAIDGVPNGLSNMNGTLVFNDDRLQVQSLTATTGGGTLKIGGFIRYKNGLYADLSATGDVVRVRLYGLSATANANLKLQGGPESSLLSGTILITRFGVGADVDFAAFGSAGGVSPPPDPNAPANRIRLDVHVTSAPQLDFQNSYAKLAGTVDLQIRGTAAVPSLLGRIEINEGSATFAGTKYQLQRGEIYFTNPVRIDPIIDLDATAQVENYDITIGLHGTSTNLKPTYRSEPPLSESDVFALLALGRTQEEAQLYQERQVQQGTDPTTSALLGGALNATVSNRVEKLFGVGSVKIDPAFVGTLGGSSARITVQQQLSRQITATFATNVNTSAQQLIQVQYDLNHDNSIVVARDESGVFSIVYKLRRRYR